The following proteins come from a genomic window of Nicotiana tomentosiformis chromosome 12, ASM39032v3, whole genome shotgun sequence:
- the LOC138902360 gene encoding uncharacterized protein translates to MTVSEYATRFSELAYHTPILVLVVKERVRRFIEGLDYDLKICMARELQTDISFHQVVEISMMLERVRNEENESKEAKRSQNFGEFSGFHSVAITHHVGGSGSRSAQPTIQNIGSAPVNTFSAPPARGSYSGYSSYPAQTQYEQSRPQRGCYECGDTRHFMRNCPKLDRGGFHQNTQATGFIPVNTPRAQPVKGGG, encoded by the coding sequence atgacggtaTCAGAATATGCCACCAGGTTTAGTGAGCTAGCCTATCATACGCCTATTTTAGTTCTTGTAGTCAAAGAAAGAGTCCGCAGATTtattgaagggctcgattatgatcttaaaatatgcatggctcgagagttgcagactgaTATCTCATTTCATCAAGTAGTAGAGATTTCCATGATGTTAGAACGCGttcgaaatgaagaaaatgagtctaaggaggccaagaggtctcagaATTTTGGAGAATTCAGTGGATTCCACTCTGTAGCTATCACTCATCATGTCGGAGGCTCGGGTAGTCGGTCAGCCCAGCCCACAATTCAGAATATTGgtagtgctccagttaatacttttagtgcaccaccagcacggggttcttacagtggttattccagttatccggcacagactcagtatgagcagtcgcgcccacagaggggttgttatgagtgtggtgatactaggcacttCATGAGGAATTGTCCCAAACTTGataggggtggatttcatcagaacactcaggctacaggctttattccagttaatactccacgtgcacaaccagttaagggtggaggatag